A genomic window from Gossypium hirsutum isolate 1008001.06 chromosome D12, Gossypium_hirsutum_v2.1, whole genome shotgun sequence includes:
- the LOC107947224 gene encoding pentatricopeptide repeat-containing protein At2g13600 — protein sequence MISQVLEPIAIPPPLNQNLPKPHSHMPNTLSLFDKPVSSSTYASILESCNNPRLGKQVHAHTFKTGFSGQEFVDTKLLQMYGRFGCLGDADLLFDKMTKRNLYSWTAVISLYVDNGLFEEAFCLFDKLQFDDILLDFFVFPVVLQICSGLGNVELGRQLHGILIKYRFVSNIYVGNALIDMYGKCGSLDDAKKVLETMPEKDRVSWNAIVTACAINGKVFEALGFFETMSLCENSRPNLVSWSAIIGGFSQNGYDEEAIEMLFRMVREGIEPNAQTLASVLPAFARLQKLNLGKEFHGYITRHRLMSNPIVVNGLIDVYRKCGDMMSAFQLFSKFSLKNVVSCNTMIVGYCENGNVSKAKELFDQMRTMAIKKDIISWNSMISGYVNNSLFDEALNLFKHVLTEDGIEPNSFTLGSVLTACTDTSSLRLGKEIHSQAIIRGLQYNTFVGGALVEMYCKCQDIMAAQIAFNEVSERDTSTWNALISGYSRCNQIEDLQHLLTKMKEDGFEPNVYTWNGIIAGHVENDHHDKAMQLFSEMQISNIKPDIYTIGIVLPACSRSATIERGKQVHAHSVRCGYDADVYIGAALVDMYAKCGSIHHAVLAYNRILDPNLVSHNAMLTAYAMHGHGEDGIALFRRMITNGCRPDHVTFLSALSCVHVGSVEMGRELFNLMQHYDVKPTIKHYTCMIDLLSRAGQLNEAYELIKSVPVEVDSVMWGALLSGCVIHDNIELGEVAAERLVALETNNTANYVLLANLYAYAGKWSDLARTRQKIKDIGMYKIPGCSWIEDRDDVHVFLAYDKSHKRTEEIYATLDKLTLHMKTMAL from the coding sequence ATGATTTCTCAAGTGTTGGAACCCATCGCCATCCCACCACCACTGAACCAAAACCTTCCCAAACCTCACTCTCACATGCCCAACACCCTTTCCTTGTTTGATAAACCAGTAAGTTCAAGCACCTATGCTTCAATTCTCGAATCTTGCAATAACCCCAGACTTGGGAAACAGGTCCATGCTCATACTTTTAAAACTGGGTTTTCCGGGCAGGAGTTTGTGGACACCAAGTTGCTCCAAATGTATGGAAGGTTTGGTTGTTTGGGTGATGCGGATTTGTTGTTCGATAAAATGACGAAGAGAAACTTGTATTCTTGGACAGCTGTGATTAGCTTGTATGTTGACAACGGGCTTTTTGAAGAAGCTTTTTGTCTGTTCGATAAACTACAGTTCGACGATATTTTATTGGACTTTTTCGTGTTTCCCGTTGTGTTACAAATTTGTAGTGGCCTTGGTAACGTGGAATTAGGAAGACAATTGCATGGGATTTTGATTAAATATCGGTTTGTTTCTAATATTTATGTAGGTAATGCTTTGATTGATATGTATGGTAAATGTGGAAGCTTGGACGATGCTAAGAAGGTGTTGGAGACAATGCCTGAAAAAGATCGTGTGTCATGGAATGCTATTGTTACCGCTTGTGCTATCAATGGAAAGGTGTTCGAAGCATTGGGTTTTTTCGAAACAATGTCTTTGTGCGAAAATTCTAGACCAAATCTTGTTTCTTGGAGTGCAATCATTGGGGGTTTCTCGCAAAATGGATATGATGAAGAAGCCATTGAGATGTTGTTTAGAATGGTCAGAGAAGGCATTGAACCAAACGCACAAACTCTAGCAAGTGTTCTTCCAGCTTTTGCTAGATTACAGAAGCTGAACCTTGGCAAAGAATTTCATGGATATATCACGAGGCATAGGTTAATGTCTAACCCCATTGTTGTCAATGGGTTAATTGATGTGTATAGGAAGTGTGGTGATATGATGAGTGCTTTCCAATTGTTTTCGAAGTTCTCACTGAAAAATGTGGTCTCTTGTAATACAATGATTGTTGGGTATTGTGAAAATGGTAATGTCTCCAAGGCCAAGGAGCTATTCGATCAGATGAGGACAATGGCTATCAAGAAAGATATAATTTCGTGGAACTCGATGATATCTGGATATGTAAATAATTCCCTGTTTGATGAAGCTTTGAACTTATTTAAACATGTTCTTACAGAAGATGGGATCGAACCCAATTCTTTCACTCTAGGGAGTGTTCTTACTGCTTGTACGGATACGTCTTCTTTGAGACTCGGGAAAGAGATACACTCTCAAGCCATTATTAGAGGCCTGCAATATAATACCTTTGTTGGGGGAGCTTTGGTAGAAATGTACTGTAAATGTCAAGACATAATGGCTGCACAAATTGCTTTCAATGAAGTGAGCGAGCGTGATACATCAACGTGGAATGCTCTGATATCTGGCTATTCCCGCTGCAATCAGATCGAAGACCTTCAGCATCTGCTTACAAAAATGAAAGAAGATGGTTTCGAGCCCAATGTTTATACGTGGAACGGTATCATTGCAGGTCATGTGGAAAATGACCACCATGATAAAGCCATGCAATTGTTCTCTGAAATGCAGATTTCAAATATAAAGCCTGACATTTACACTATTGGAATAGTTTTACCTGCTTGTTCAAGGTCAGCCACCATCGAGCGGGGAAAGCAGGTTCATGCACATTCAGTTCGATGTGGTTATGATGCTGACGTCTACATAGGGGCAGCACTTGTGGATATGTATGCCAAATGTGGGAGTATACATCATGCAGTACTAGCATATAATAGAATCTTAGACCCAAATTTGGTGTCCCACAATGCTATGCTAACAGCATATGCCATGCATGGACACGGGGAGGATGGAATTGCTCTGTTTAGAAGAATGATAACAAATGGCTGTAGGCCTGATCATGTCACTTTCCTTTCAGCTCTTTCATGTGTTCACGTTGGGTCAGTCGAGATGGGCCGGGAATTATTCAATCTGATGCAGCACTATGATGTCAAACCCACTATAAAACACTATACATGCATGATTGATCTGCTTAGTCGAGCTGGTCAGCTTAATGAAGCTTATGAACTAATCAAGAGCGTTCCGGTGGAAGTTGATTCAGTGATGTGGGGTGCCTTGCTTAGCGGCTGTGTTATTCATGACAACATCGAGTTGGGAGAAGTCGCAGCCGAGAGACTTGTAGCGTTGGAAACGAATAATACCGCGAACTATGTACTTTTGGCAAACTTATATGCTTATGCTGGAAAATGGTCTGATCTAGCAAGAACAAGACAAAAAATTAAAGACATTGGGATGTATAAGATCCCAGGATGTAGTTGGATAGAAGACAGGGATGATGTTCACGTATTTCTTGCATACGATAAGTCTCATAAGAGAACAGAGGAAATCTATGCTACATTGGATAAACTAACCCTCCACATGAAAACAATGGCATTGTAA
- the LOC107947225 gene encoding dof zinc finger protein DOF3.7 → MEATQWEQGIGVTKPMAIGEYSRSSARVQKGEANLNCPRCNSTNTKFCYYNNYSLSQPRYFCKTCRRYWTHGGSLRNVPVGGGSRKNKTSSSKKLDDDHLTHQNPKIHEGDHHQVINLAYPPVVPAQAYNSSQRLPFMPEIGGANTGIYSSGFPVLDPGLKFSSDGFGTGYDENHQGVEENGERLLFPVKEESKQVPMNTMNELDEDKEQGESTGHC, encoded by the exons ATGGAGGCCACTCAATGGGAACAG GGAATTGGGGTAACTAAGCCCATGGCCATAGGAGAATACTCAAGATCTTCAGCTAGGGTTCAAAAAGGTGAAGCTAATTTGAACTGTCCAAGGTGCAATTCAACAAACACCAAGTTTTGTTATTATAACAACTACAGCCTTTCTCAGCCAAGATACTTCTGTAAGACTTGTAGAAGGTATTGGACCCATGGTGGTTCCTTAAGGAATGTTCCCGTTGGTGGTGGTTCAAGGAAGAACAAGACATCATCATCAAAGAAGCTTGATGATGATCATTTGACTCATCAAAACCCTAAGATCCATGAAGGTGATCATCATCAAGTCATTAACCTAGCATATCCACCAGTAGTACCAGCTCAGGCTTACAATAGCTCGCAAAGGTTGCCCTTTATGCCGGAGATTGGTGGTGCCAACACCGGAATATACTCAAGTGGGTTCCCAGTTCTAGACCCCGGTCTAAAATTTTCTAGTGATGGATTTGGAACTGGTTATGATGAGAATCATCAAGGGGTAGAAGAAAATGGTGAAAGGCTTTTGTTTCCTGTAAAGGAGGAATCGAAGCAGGTTCCAATGAACACTATGAACGAATTGGATGAGGACAAAGAACAGGGAGAATCTACTGGACATTGTTGA
- the LOC107947226 gene encoding WD repeat-containing protein YMR102C: MDSLREDEECSFFDANEHIGAMSGLHSDSNSGFDNWSESCFDVWIRSPQSVNERRIKFFDWMGDSLDRISFKNSVDEPSLEGEFSRVMETSDAVLRTRGSEEFSSSRSSMSCWSNDNLDLSEESSSCDKFVCREGNEDWGEQCGVDEKLQDGEGIEGCETKVDQLVNGENSSTSEIPCVSMTSLQQVTEREMEKQNKTERMPKKAKNRWLSKLITRFLDKQVEDDSLSGNRDNSVRGNKVQRVKVHQCRKRTKELSALLKGQVIQAHEGSILTMKFSPDGRYLASAGEDGVVRVLQVVEDQMSIDLDIPEMDPSCLYFTVNHLSEVKPLVVDKVKEGNIRIPRKTSDSACVIFPSKAFRLVEKPLHEFHGHTGEILDLSWSDKNVLLSSSVDKTVRMWQVGCDGCLKVFSHSNYVTCVQFNPVDDNFFISGSIDGKVRIWSISGCQVVDWIDVRDIVTAVCYRPDGQGGIVGSMTGSCRFYDMLDNQLQLGAQIWVNGKKKSPCRRITGLQFLSQDPSKVMVTCADSQVRILQGPNVIGKYKGAHNNGNQTFTSITAGGKHIVSACDDANVYLWNCVHQDKNSISQSKDIRSYEHFSANASIAIPWCGLKYGNTENRQFEVPHEDLPHDLLPFSLPSYFSMGHEYSSESLPKGSATWPEETLPPSSPLSMPSSIHKSQYKFLKTSCQSTFDSHVWGLVIVTAGSDGRIRSFLNYGLPVPV, encoded by the exons ATGGATAGTTTGAGGGAAGACGAGGAATGTTCATTTTTTGATGCTAATGAACACATTGGAGCAATGTCTGGTTTACATTCTGATTCAAATTCTGGTTTTGATAATTGGTCTGAGAGTTGTTTCGATGTATGGATTCGTAGCCCTCAAAGTGTTAACGAACGCCGCATTAAGTTTTTCGATTGGATGGGAGATAGTTTAGACCGAATTTCGTTCAAGAATTCAGTAGATGAACCTAGTTTGGAAGGAGAATTTAGCAGGGTTATGGAAACTAGTGATGCTGTTTTGAGAACACGAGGCTCCGAAGAGTTCTCTTCGAGCCGGTCTTCAATGTCTTGTTGGTCTAATGATAATCTTGATTTGTCTGAGGAGTCGAGTTCGTGTGATAAGTTTGTATGTAGGGAAGGAAATGAGGATTGGGGAGAACAGTGTGGTGTTGATGAAAAGCTTCAAGATGGGGAGGGAATTGAAGGTTGCGAAACAAAGGTGGATCAGTTGGTAAATGGTGAAAACAGCTCCACGTCTGAGATCCCTTGTGTGTCAATGACCTCATTGCAACAAGTTACGGAGAGGGAAATGGAGAAGCAGAATAAAACCGAGAGAATGCCGAAGAAAGCTAAGAACCGGTGGTTAAGTAAATTGATTACACGTTTCCTGGATAAACAGGTTGAAGATGATTCATTGAGTGGTAATAGAGATAATTCAGTTCGGGGGAATAAGGTTCAGAGAGTTAAGGTTCATCAATGCAGGAAAAGAACAAAGGAACTTTCTGCACTTTTAAAGGGACAAGTTATCCAGGCTCATGAAGGTTCAATTTTGACGATGAAATTCAGTCCTGATGGACGGTACCTAGCTAGTGCCGGTGAAGATGGCGTTGTACGAGTATTGCAAGTGGTGGAGGATCAAATGAGCATTGACCTTGATATCCCAGAGATGGATCCTTCCTGTTTATACTTTACGGTGAATCATCTTTCTGAAGTGAAACCCCTCGTTGTAGATAAGGTAAAAGAAGGCAATATAAGAATCCCGAGGAAGACATCTGATTCTGCGTGTGTGATCTTCCCTTCCAAAGCTTTCCGGCTAGTCGAGAAACCATTACACGAGTTCCATGGACACACTGGTGAGATCTTGGATCTCTCATGGTCCGACAAAAAT GTCCTGTTATCTTCCTCGGTTGATAAAACCGTTCGTATGTGGCAAGTTGGATGTGATGGTTGCCTCAAAGTATTTTCTCATAGTAATTACG TAACCTGTGTTCAGTTTAACCCTGTGGATGACAATTTCTTCATTAGTGGTTCAATAGACGGAAAAGTGCGCATTTGGTCAATTTCTGGCTGCCAGGTTGTTGACTGGATTGATGTAAGAGATATAGTTACTGCAGTGTGTTATCGCCCGGATGGACAG GGAGGAATTGTTGGCTCAATGACTGGCAGTTGCCGCTTTTACGATATGTTAG ACAATCAATTGCAACTGGGTGCTCAGATATGggtaaatgggaaaaagaagtcGCCCTGCAGAAGGATAACTGGCTTGCAG TTTTTGTCTCAAGATCCGAGCAAAGTAATGGTAACTTGTGCGGATTCACAAGTCAGAATTCTTCAAGGACCAAACGTGATTGGCAAATACAAGG gtgCACATAACAACGGGAACCAGACATTTACGTCAATAACAGCAGGCGGGAAGCACATTGTTTCAGCTTGTGATGATGCTAATGTATATTTATGGAATTGCGTTCATCAGGATAAGAATAGTATCTCTCAGTCTAAAGATATAAGATCTTATGAACACTTCTCTGCTAATGCATCCATCGCGATCCCTTGGTGTGGCCTGAAATATGGGAACACAGAAAATAGGCAGTTTGAAGTACCACACGAGGATTTACCTCATGACCTTCTTCCATTTTCGTTACCTTCTTATTTCTCTATGGGCCATGAATATTCTTCAGAGTCTTTACCTAAGGGATCTGCAACATGGCCGGAGgaaacacttcctccatccagtCCATTGTCAATGCCGTCTTCAATCCATAAATCCCAGTACAAGTTTCTGAAAACTTCCTGCCAGAGTACATTTGATTCTCACGTTTGGGGTCTCGTTATAGTGACAGCAGGATCAGACGGTAGAATCAGATCATTCCTCAATTACGGTTTACCAGTACCCGTGTGA